The DNA segment taattatttatccaAGAAATATCCTCCAATGTAACATATCCAAAACATACCTAATAAAGGATACACCAAGATTTGCAAAATATCAAATGAACTCGTTTTCTCCttttaattatgaaaatattttaaatagataGATATGATAATAGGCAATAACACAGATAGGCATTactttttatgaaaaaaattggCCCTACTATGACGTAACTTTGATAACTTAATTAGCATGAGACGTGGCTATTTAGCCCATTTCATCCTAGGATAGGATTGAAAAAGGTGATGTCTTTACACGATGTCAATGCTCGAATGTGATAAGCTGAAAAAATGCTGAGAAGTCATACATGGACTATACTCAAGAATCCAAATATTTGGTACTTGCCCAATATATTGTGCGAAAAAACAAACGACTAAAAACTCATCCACTCTCAAAATATAAAGTACTACACATATGCAAGATTTGTATTGCAATGTGATAATTGGTGACATTTTAATTCAAACACTAAATAGTAATAGGTACTAGTAAGAGAGGACTCAACTAAAACCAGCAACTAAACGATTTTTCTCATGATAAGTATTACTATGGACATAAAGTGTCAGGCTATTTCAATATCCATGGTAACGCTCGTAAGATAGTAACAAAGTGCCAAAAGAATATCCTAGTGCATGAGACTCCCACTAGGTCAAAGAAGATCAATGTTCATAGCGATATGCAAGTAGAGATACCATTTTCATGACACAAACCTTACTCAAACCAAAAAGGATTGATTTCACGGTGATGCTAAAGCTCCACCTTCCAATAACTATGTATATGGAATCAAGTTGTAGCATTGaaagcatggtatgcaatttcgaatggtatcgcccggtacgggcgatacataccggtccgacgacataccggtacgcggaccgcccgctaccggataGACCGTGCTATAGTGCTATAGtgttacactgtagcagtgctacagtaagaggaaatcgCTCGGTAAGCCCTGATGTACCAttcggtatgccctggtgtaccactcggtacgctggtaccgtaccgtaccgagccaaactCGAAtcatcgatacggtacggtattgcataccttgattgaAAGTCCATCTATATGTTGGCATAGAAGATGTAACTTTTTTTGATAGTAAAACTAACACGTGGACACAAATCCAAGACAAGTATAACTCTCAATCAGACCAAAGGTGTCAGTTGTGAAAGTAAAAGATAGGACACAATTGATAGGCGTCAAGTGGTGCTAACTAAAAACAAACAGCCACTGTATTGGTTCAAAACAAACCTTGTCCACCTTGAAGTGTTCATCTAAGAAGACACATGCAACCAATATTTGATTGCCACCATTGCAGCTAGTACTTCTGTTCATTTATAAGAGGGTGCTGGTCCATACAACAGAAGTTCCAGAAGAAAGACAATGCCAATGAATGTCTTAAGGCAATTGACACTTCAACAAATATCAAGGGCCTGGAGTATGGAGAACAACCAGGTCCAATCATTTGCTAATGCAAGTGCTTGCAGGACCATATTAATAACACAACAGATTTATAGAAATACAACAGTtggatgaagaaaaaaaatcatatgatttTAATTACAGCAAGAATCCAGTGCTAATCAAGATTAAATCTTAACTAGAATGAAATACCTTGGGGATTTCTATATCACAAGATGAGAGAAGTTCATAAGCATTCCGCAAGACATCCAAAAGTGCACCATCTGGGGTCTGCACATGAACAAGTATTAAAGAGGTAGTTGAATTTCAGACTCAAATTTGAAAGAACAAATAAATTTTGGATATGTCTTAGGTTCAAAAAGGAGTCGTTAGTGGGAAAGATATCATAACTTTGCTCCACTTCAGAAAACCAATCAAATAAACAGAAGCTCTTGTTGGTCATGTTTGTCATTATTGCATGCAAGTGTTACACCCTAGAGTATGATGCAAGTTTGATAATGCATGCCACCTTAATTGTTATTAATAACTAATAAAAAATGTCAAAAGAGAAATTCATCAATCAATAAGTTATTGTGAATTTATTTTAGTATTTAAGCTTCACAAACCTGATGCAATGAATTGCTTgtttgtttccttttccttttggctGATGAAGTGACCCTTTTTCTTTCATTATATACAATGAATGTATCGAGAACAGctgtaaatagaaaacatgattTAAAGCTCCTTAGTAAAACCAAGCAAAGGCAGACAAGATTATGTCCTAGGATGGTAACAAAAGCATAATGACCTCGTACATTCAATGTCTCCCAGGCACCTAGTGTTACAAGTATTCAGAAAGTTATCTGCAATATTTTGCATCGTACACTCTAGCCTACCTCCAAATGCACTGCAACATGGAAAAGGATAGAGGGGTAAATAAGGATGGAGCCATTATGAAATGCCAAAAAATGAATTGCCCATCATGAAAACATTTGGCATGGACCATCAGTCCCTAATAAAAACATGTAAATGCTTTTCTTATGTAGACTATCGTTGCGATGTACTATATTCATTTAATAGAAAATGAgcataaaaaattcaaaaatggTATATTAAATGCCCTTAATAAAACATAAGTTGTGTTGCAAGATCTGATAGTGGGAAACATTTCTCCTTATTTAATAGGTTAACAATGTTTCATGTTAATGATGCAATGATAACAACTCAGAAGCCCAAACCCAGTAGTCATCATCAAGTCAATTAATTGTATGCAAACATCCAAGCTACAGTATCCAAGTTGAAAAGCAAATGTATATTATACAGCTAATTATTATCCAAAATTAACTCAAAAACATAAGTAAAATTTATCATTCATCCATGTTGACGAATGCTTGTCATTTTTTAAAAGGAATATTGTCCACCCAAGGATCATCTCATATGTTAGTATGACTGATTGACTTTAGAGAATCCTAAGTATTATACTCATGCCAAAACAAGATCAATACAAAAATAACAATACAACAAATACTCAGACACATGCATTATTCCTATAAAGGAATATGGTCATAGGCAAAAGAGATTATACATTTCTAGTCCAGCAAAGTAGCAAACTATCCTGGATAGCtcaataacaatgaagacatattcAATACATTTATTAAAAATACATTGTGTGATATTCAGATCGTTTGGTATTGGTCATGCCCTGACATTATTGCATGAGAATTTGACAAATGTACATATACTTCAATATGATTTTGAACATTTCCTCCTCTCTGGTAAAAGCAGCTCATGAAGGCCTATCTAGGTTAGGGAACTAACAATTGATAAGAGCAGCAACCAGATAACATGAGGTAATCCCTACAGTTGAGGTTAGGACAGAAAGCAGATATGGTTCTTTACATTCAGCACTAAATAATTCTTATACTTTATATCATTCCCCCAAGATTCTCAGAAGCTTTTCAGGAGTAGACTACAAAAACATGCCTCATTTTATGAAGTAATTGATGGCTCTTGTTCTGTGCAATGTTTCCTTTGtggaaataatatatttattatacacTTAAATCAACATTTGGCTCttgtaagtttctaattgtacaaTTCTGGGAAAGACAATTTAAAACAAATATACAATTAAGAAATTGCCTTGCAAACTCATAAAATAAATTAGCAAACAGTAGTCAGGTAGTTCATTGAAGATGCAATACAACATAAAGAATGCTTTGTTTCAAATATAAGGAGAAGCAAGAAAAGACAGGGAGATGAAAAACAATATCATTTCAGTTCATGAGCAAGCTTTGAAGTAATCAAATTCACACTGCCAATTAAATTCTCAAAATTTGTGACACTGCATTGTATAGCaatgaacttattcataagacaaAAGCTATTCCATCAGTGGGTGATCAATAGTAAGTAAATCTAACATAGAACCATTAACTGACAAATCTATAAGATACTTTTTGTGAGAATTTGTACCTATGCTGAATACCAAGATGATCCACATATGAAACTGGCTTTTTCAAATTCAATACCATGCCTGGCAAGCAATTTGTACCCCGACAAGATCCAACTTTTTCAGCAGATTTCAGATCAACATAAAGAATATTTGTGTTTGCTGGAAACTGAGGCTGCAAGCTAAATCACAATGAAGGAACAATAAACATCAAAATGATACCCCAATAATATATGGAATGGAGATAATCCAGGAAGAATAATGAGAAGAAATACACGACTCGCTACCAGTACCAACATGCTAATTCTGCAAATAAAATCTTATGCATCAGAGGTCAGTAATGATGTCAGTAAGAacaaaataaacaacaaaaatgacaGCTTGAATGTATTTTGAAAAGGATCAAAGTAGTCATTCATTATTTCGATCAAACCACAGAGGTGTGTCTCAGTAAGTAAAGAGCAATTTCCTCCCAACAGCTCCAGGCTTATACATAAGATACGATGACCATTTACTAGAGTGCCAAGAATAAATCCTGACAAAGCCTTTTCCATTAATAGTTTTATAAATTAAATTCTTATGAATCCCTTACATGCTAGATCAGCTTCTTCCAAATTACTAGAATGTTTGCCAGAAAAGTTCAACTACCTTCTAATGGTTTAAAATTACTTTAAGTATCATTATCGAGTTTCAAAAACAGGTGCTTAATGAACAAAAATAAAGTCATCACATAGATACATGGATAAGATATAGTACAAAACTATAAATGCTTTAGATGATATCTTGTCAAATTCAAACTAATAGGACAACTAACTTATTAACTTTATTAGTTTGAATCATTGATACAAAATGATTAAAGTCCAAATTGATAATGACAGACTCATCTATTTTTTATGAACCTAATTATTGATCCAAAACGCTTAGGCCCAAGTTAATGATAGTAGACCAATCAACAATCTAATTTTCCTCCCTTATCTGATGTAGGACTAAACTGGGTGTCACGTATCTAGAATTTGATATTTAGGTTTTAAGAAAGCCAGATGCCTAGGACTACCTAGGTAGAAGGCCTAACTACTACATAGTATGCAAATGTTCAAGAAGGTCACCAGATGGATGGCCCTACTTGATGGAAGAAAGAAGCAAATTCCCAAAAGCCAGTAAATTTACTTTTATATGTATGAAAATTAATAATACATTTAGAAACTACATCTTCCCTCTTTAgaaggaataaaaaaaataacaatatTATTCTCCACTCCAAATCCAGTAACTCAACATGAAGAGCAATTTGACTGAGTAAAATTTTCACAAAATAAATATAACAGAAGTAAGTCATCCTTTTTTTACAATACATGTCGCAAATAGAGAGCATACCTATCAAAAGAAGTAGGCCTATCCATAATGCCAAACTTCTCAAACTCAGTGTACTCAATACATGTAATACCATAAGACCATGTCCTGTCATGGTTGTGTTTCTCAACAAGCACATTTACTCCTTCTGTTGCTCCTAAGTTTCGCTGACAGGAAGCAAAACCTAATTTCTGCAGCACTTCAAATGTCAGGAAAAAATGTATATTCAATGATAATTCTTGTGTCTAAATAAATTAGTAACTCAAACTaataaaagaatagaaaaagtGATCATTATTTTACTCATAAGAAACTAAGTATACTAATTATCATGTATTTAAGTCATCCACATAGTCAAATAATcttgatcagtgatttaaaaagcgctaggcgccaaggtccaaaaacacccgaggcgctaagcgctcacctaggtgctcgcccgagcgaaacgaggtactaaaatataaaaatatataatataattaataaatataattatttaaataaaaatatgatattaaattaagaaaatcttgtaaaattacaatatcacattaacaaaaagtctcaaaattaaaaaaaataacaataatttcaaataaataaaaattaatagtattaaaatcaaaataatatatcattaatctaataaataaaaatattgttactagtatatagttagtatattaacagtatatgaAGTGAGAAGAGTGTAAGAGGAAGATCAaggctactgactgagagcagtggtagcgggagcgggagcggcgagcgacgacagtggcagtgaTAGTAGCAAGCAACAACAGCGGGACtgagagcggcgagcgacgacaatggtagaggtagcagcgagcaacaatagcgagagcgggagcgacgagcgacgatagtggcagcggcagcggtagaagCGAGCAGCGAGAGCGGGAGTGGTGACAATGGCAGTGACAGCGGTAGAAACGAGCAGCGGTAGCGATAGCGggggcggcgatagtggcagcgacagcggtagcagcggcagcaagagcgggagcggcgagcaaggTTAGGGTTAGGAAGTCacgagaggaaggctgatatcggttgaaccaactaaagcaccagagactgaaccagacctaaaatgctggttcggtcacctggtttaacttgggcgctcgcccgaagcgccctatgcctgggctcgagcgagcgcccaggcggcgcctctttgaagcgcgtcgcctagAAATGAAACGAAGCGATTAGGCCTCGCCTTgcctgagcgcctaggcgagcgcccaagcgcctattgaaatcactgatctAGGTGCCAGCATAGGCACTCAGGTAGTAGCCAAGCCAATTTCAAGAAAAAAGTCACTTCATTCTGGTAAAGTTAAGCTAATTTAGAAACATCACTAGAGTTTCCAACAATTTTTTAGAAATATCAGCCTACCTTAATTTTTGTAGCAAAATATCGATAGTCAAAGTCCTTGGAGGATGTATTACAATAAGTAATTGAACCCAAAGAGTTCTAGTCCACCTTGTGATATCAACCTAGTACTAGATGACATCactagaaaaaaataataataacaaatataCTGAGCAGCACCAAGAATGGTCATTACTGGTGCTTGGCTGCAGCCCTTTTAACATTGCACAAAGAAGCTCCTCTGAATGTTCCAAATGCTTCACATTCTAATTAAAATTAGAGCAGGGACTCACCATATACTATAGCAATTATTAACACCCTAATCAATGTCTTTCTTTCTCAAGTGCAATTAAACCTAAAGTAGTGTTGACACCACAGTCAACACAATTAAAAGCATAGCAAACCATAAATTTACACCTTGTCATAGTGCAGACCTATTCCTGCCAATGCCAAAAGTGTCAAGTCAGTCGCAGCCACAACATTACTGCAGCAGGAGAACATAGAATCACTAATAAAAACTTTGAAAGATTAGTTATTGGACTTTCTACGCTACATAATACATAGAGAAAAAGATAACCTGACTTGTCGAACAGTAGCACCTTTTCTTCCATGATCATAGAACCATtggaatatgcatttgtcatttgCAAGCTTCCAGATTGCGCCATGACCACCAGGTTTGCAGACTGGTGTGAGTGGTCTGGTTATCAACCAGCGACCATCTTCAGCAGCCAAAACTGGCACCAGAGGCTGTGGGATAACATATATAGAAGAATCAGTGAAACAAGACTTGGTGGCAACATTAGGAGACAATTATGTGCATTTACTTTGAAATCCTAACAAGATTTGCATTAAAGAACACTAAGAATATTACAATACATATACCTGTTCAAAAAGCCGAAATTTTTCTTTGCTTCTCCCAAACCATCTGAATTTTTCACAGAGTGCAATTAAGTGATTATGATTGTTCTTCACTGAACTTGTCATGATTGCAACAGGAGTTATACATTGTTTCCCATAGATCTTGAAATAAAGGAACTCTCTAGCCTGGAATTCAGCACAGGTTAACTAGCTTTTCTAGTTGAGTAAATCAGTTATAATATTAAAAGCACATCCTGGCTCCCGCAAGCCAATGAAGATGTCATATAGGCAGCAATGAATCAAACAACCCCTcataagaacaaaaaataacCTGATCAGCTCATGTCTCAAATATGTACATAATTATATCTGTAAAATAACCTATAGCTGCTTGGTTAAGACAAATTGGAAAAGAAAATAATCCATTAACTGGATGTaagcctaataataataatctagaGTTATTGGCTTGGTAGGATCTCCACAATCACTGTGTAAAAGCAGAAGAGGATATATTGTTCAACATGAAATATCCACCACttatttgcatttattttctaGATCTTTTGGTAAATTTTCACCAAAGAAACAGAGAAGGAAGACAGACATGCACACGAGAAATATATCACAGAAGATAATTTTTCACCATTATATATATGTAAAGCAGACTGTCTTGGTCCACACTTTATTGGTTATAAGATATCTATTTTCAAATATTAAATAGGAAAAATGAACCATCTGAAGAGAAGTAATAGATAAGAGTTTGAAATGCTTCCTAAGATAGAGAAAGAAATTGGATTCACCACAAAATATAACTTATAGATTAGTTCAGAAAAATTTCCCAAAATACTAACAAGAATATTTCCTGATAAAGATAAGGGCAATTAAATGAAACTACTATATCCTCAAGAAAGACTTTTACCCACTAGATCACAGATGTCATAAGTTCCCTAATACTTTCAGCGGAAAACAACTTCTAGTATGAATTAAATATCATCCTGTATCAAACATTGTACAGCACCATGGTAAGTTGGTAAGTACCACTTAATTATAGCTGATACAGCTAGAACATTTGGTGCTTTTTATTGCTTCATATGTTAAAGCTCACAAGAACATAATATACACTAAAAGTGAACATGTAAATATAGTAGGTCAGGTTTCTCTCCTTGGAAAAAAAATGTTGCTActggagaaaagagagaaaaattatatcataatctGTTTCTTAATAGGCGGTTATGAgttcatataaaaatattaactACACCAACTCTGTAATCATATAAATCTAATACATATACACATAATAATCAGATGTACAAAAGATAAGGATTCACATTGCTTTAAAGCAGGTGTTGTTGTAAAATTGTATGAACCATAAATTATcaacaaaataattaaagaactAACAAAATCCAATCAATGATATTTCTTtggaaaaaatgaaataaaaatgacAATAAAAAGACAGAACAAAAAGAATTGTATTTGTAAAAAGCATAACATCCTTGTTTAGATTAAAAGAATCTACATCTTGTACCTGGAGATCTCTAATTAAACCTTCCAATAGAGTTCGTCCACAAAATGGAAGTAGTGCAGCAGGAAGACATTCACGTGTGTTGGGGTCAACCAAACCAAGACGGTCCCCTGCACCACCAAGCGGATAGATTTCACCTAGTTTCGGCAAACCCTAGAGATAATGAAACTTGCTTAACAACTTCAGAAGGTTATCGTAGCAAATGTATAGAAGGACAAACATTTATAACATATTTGAGGTTTACCAACCTCAATTCCCCATAGAGCTGCTTGAGATGCATCCTCTGTATTTTCCAGAAGATCAAGTCCTCTAGGAACATGAAGCTTTACCCTCTCACTTCCTCGAGCCTTGTAAGAGTGAAGATATGAATTCATAGACTGTCCATCAACTTTCGAGGATGAAAGAAGCTGTAATGTCATTACTTGATACCTaagtaagaaaaaagaatatattttactATAGTCTTAAATCTTAAATATATGCATCaaacgtaaaaaaaaaaaatcttaaatattgCATCTAACATCTTCATTATTTATACTAAAATGGTTAAGAGGAATCCCATTTTGCTTTAGTTTGAAAAATGCTTCGTAAATTAAACTATCTAAACTGTAAATTCTTGTGTATTTTAAATAATTCACCATAACCATAATCATAAGCCAACACTTGAGTATCCATATAACACCTGGACTTGGTCATGTCCAAGACCAAGTCCTTTGTAAACAAGATTCCCAATTTTAAGTACTTGTGTCTCCATCTTATCTCACTACCTAATGTCTAAATATAAGCTTACAACATCAACCCCACGATAAGGCCATCCAGAGCAGATTACCACATTTGCATACTGTCACAAAAGGGTTAATCTTCATTGATATTCTATTGGAGGATCTTTGAATTTAATTTAGTTCATCTTAGTTGAGACATCCAATTGGCTAGTGCATTATTGCACAAATCACAGGTTTCGGGTTCAACTCCATGTGTGAGCATCATATACAATGTCATTTAATATGACAGActtctaatttaaaaattattaattcacATATGGTTTTGATTAAGCAAACAAAAGCTCGAAATTAGAGAAATAAAGATAGAGGAAtcaaaataaagccaaaaaaagTTCTGCAGAAATATCTCAACCAAAAGACAATACCTCGGCAATAAAGCTCACTTAGTCCGCATGATTTTGAGGTGTCTTTGAAACAAACTTCTTTGTTTACAAAttaaagaaagaaaggagaagtAAATGAAGGTCATCGAAGGCAAGGTGTTGCATATTGGCTAAGTCCAATCTGAAATTCCGAGTTTGATTTGGGTTGTTATAAGATGATTTTGTCATTTCAGATGATTCTACAAATCGAAATGGTAGGGTTAGTTAGATGGCAGTCAGTAGGATTAATTTAGCTGGAAAAGGTTTAGTAGAATCTTCTTGTGAATATATATCAAGATTAGTAGAATGGATCATGGGAAGGAAAGGTAACCTGAATCAAACATCAGATGTTCATCCATAAATAAGaccttgtttttattttttgagaaaaaaaaacacaaacaCCATGTTTTATCTCTCCACACGAGTGAAAGAACTAAATAATAATTCCCCCAAGAGGAAGAAAGTTATAAATTATTAAGAGAAAATTTGAATTTAGAGGATATATTCATGTTGAAAACTCAAACATATATCCAATTGGAGAGGAGTATTTTACTTGTTGGAGAAGGGAATATTCAATTGTTTACCAAAAGAAAAGGAGTTATACTTTCAATTCTTTTATCTTACACCTTTATTGCTCTTCTGCTAGTTACAATTTCTTTCACCCTTCTGGTGCTACACAGAAAACTTTTATAGGAAAAGAATCCTGTATAAAGTGATTGCAGTAAATCTTTCATTCCTAGTCCAACTTAACAAATAGAAGTCTACCAAAAGATAAGGTAATGAACAACAAACTCAACTCACCCAATGATTCCTCCAATGCAATCATAGAATTCCTCGACTTCTTCCAGAGTATGTAAAAGCATCTTCAGCTGGTCAATTTCGATATCCCCAATGTCCCGCTTGCTACGTTCATTACCACCAATCTCATTGCCGTCCAAACTCCACTTTTCAATCATATCCGCCAATGCATAGAATGCTGTCCGTAACGCGCTCCTCTCTGCCTGATGAAGCTGGCCGCCCCAATCCATCTCCGCGCCAAGAACATGCTCCTGGCCGCCGGCGACTAGGCATTTAAGCAAGAACACCTCGGAAGCCTCCAACCGATCAAGGACCAGGTGCGCGGACGGCCCAAAGAAATTCCTAACCCTAGAATCGGCATCGAGAACGTTTAGCCGCTCCGCAAGGCTCTTCGCCGCGAGGAGGCCAGAGCGGAGAGCATCAAGGTGGGCAATCTCCTCACCGAAGTCAAATTCAGGTGCCGGAGCTTGCTCAACGGGGACAGTAGAGACGCGAAGCCATCGtaatgaagaggaagaggacggcaATAGCGAGGGGGATGTGGAGGGGAGGGGTCGTCTGAAGAGGAGGGTGCGAGATTGGGATTGGGATTGGGGAAgagaaagggagaagaggaaggggaaggagGGAGAGGAGAGGGTTTGGGGGGAGCAGAGGGAGGCGTGGAGAAAAGTAGAGGAAGTCGACGCCATGGGACTGAGAGCGAGCGATGAAGAGGAAgacgaagagggagagggagaaggaaagGGAGAACGCTGTTTAAAGAACGAAGGGTACAGGATAAGAGAGCGGGCTCGAGAGCAAGCCTATGGTACTGCCAAAAATACGTTGCATTTCAGTTCTCGACACACGCTTTCACCAACCACCTATTGCCTCGGTGTGTCCCGCCCATTCTTGTTACAATCTCCAATTAAAAAACAGGTACGTCTGTGAAAAGAGTTCTGGTCTTGTTGGGGAAGAGAGGAGGGAAGGCATATGCGAAGCGCAGATTCTATCGACTGGTTTTATAATTTGGAGCCCGACTATACAACCCAATTTGTTTACCTCCATTCTCGGCAACCTACGAAACGGTGGCCCCGTGCTTCCTTTGCGAGTAAACgaaacgttttttttttttttttttacgagtgAAAGGGATGGGAAAGAAGATATTTCGGAGCGggaaaatttaatatattttacttttgaatttttttctttttttctctcttaaatGAAGCTTCGCACTTATTAGAGTCCATGGAGTGGTCATCTACCCTTATAATTAACcataattaatattttgatctttatattttaaaaaataatattatgatctatataaaaaataaaatatttaatctaaatTCTCGTTATTTTTTaagtaatatatttaaaaaaattataaataaaaataataaaaatataaatttattatatttttaattattaattttatataat comes from the Musa acuminata AAA Group cultivar baxijiao chromosome BXJ2-8, Cavendish_Baxijiao_AAA, whole genome shotgun sequence genome and includes:
- the LOC135619314 gene encoding UTP--glucose-1-phosphate uridylyltransferase 3, chloroplastic-like gives rise to the protein MASTSSTFLHASLCSPQTLSSPSFPFLFSLSLPQSQSQSRTLLFRRPLPSTSPSLLPSSSSSLRWLRVSTVPVEQAPAPEFDFGEEIAHLDALRSGLLAAKSLAERLNVLDADSRVRNFFGPSAHLVLDRLEASEVFLLKCLVAGGQEHVLGAEMDWGGQLHQAERSALRTAFYALADMIEKWSLDGNEIGGNERSKRDIGDIEIDQLKMLLHTLEEVEEFYDCIGGIIGYQVMTLQLLSSSKVDGQSMNSYLHSYKARGSERVKLHVPRGLDLLENTEDASQAALWGIEGLPKLGEIYPLGGAGDRLGLVDPNTRECLPAALLPFCGRTLLEGLIRDLQAREFLYFKIYGKQCITPVAIMTSSVKNNHNHLIALCEKFRWFGRSKEKFRLFEQPLVPVLAAEDGRWLITRPLTPVCKPGGHGAIWKLANDKCIFQWFYDHGRKGATVRQVSNVVAATDLTLLALAGIGLHYDKKLGFASCQRNLGATEGVNVLVEKHNHDRTWSYGITCIEYTEFEKFGIMDRPTSFDSLQPQFPANTNILYVDLKSAEKVGSCRGTNCLPGMVLNLKKPVSYVDHLGIQHSAFGGRLECTMQNIADNFLNTCNTRCLGDIESVLDTFIVYNERKRVTSSAKRKRKQTSNSLHQTPDGALLDVLRNAYELLSSCDIEIPKIEDNSIYFNSVPPFLIFLHPALGPLWEITRQKFYGGSISEGSELQIEVAEFVWRNVQLSGSLIIVAENIMGSARMNQNNEPVLHYGQRCARCKLQNVKVLNRGIDWMSSENVYWKHDVQRLETMKIILHGNAEFEAVDVVLQGNHVFEVPDGYKMCIIPENSGFMIRLDPIREDEMETGSWFWKYEMKGTHINLEMVEL